One stretch of Jiangella gansuensis DSM 44835 DNA includes these proteins:
- a CDS encoding lipase maturation factor family protein, with protein MDWIWVEGYWLSRLVFQRALALVYLMAFLSAANQFRALIGEHGLLPVPRYLARTSFRRSPSLFHLHYSDRFFAAVAWTGVAVSAALLAGIGDGLPLPAHIAVWALLWAMYLSIVHVGQVWYGFGWESLLCEVGFLAIFLGPADVAPPLLVLLALWWVLFRLEFGAGLIKLRGDRCWRDLTCLYYHHETQPMPNPLSRTFHHLPRWMHRVEVAANHVTQLVVPFLLFVPQPVRGAAAVVVIVTQGWLMLSGNFAWLNAVTIVIATTAVGDRLWGVVLPVSPPGELDRPGWFLVLTVLLAVAIVVLSYWPVRNLLSRGQLMNYSFNPLQLVNAYGAFGSITRIRHEIVVEGTADPEPGPGSEWREYEFKGKPGDVHRRPRQVAPYHLRLDWLMWFAALSPGYGQPWFPLLMSRLQAGDRTVLKLLRHNPFPDAPPAHVRARLYRYRFTDRSERRETGAWWHRTLVGDYPW; from the coding sequence ATGGACTGGATCTGGGTCGAGGGCTACTGGCTCAGCCGGCTGGTGTTCCAGCGGGCACTGGCCCTCGTGTACCTGATGGCGTTCCTCAGCGCCGCGAACCAGTTCCGGGCGCTCATCGGCGAACACGGACTCCTGCCGGTGCCGAGATACCTGGCCCGCACGTCGTTCCGGCGTTCGCCGAGCCTGTTCCACCTGCACTACTCCGACCGCTTCTTCGCGGCCGTCGCCTGGACCGGCGTCGCCGTGTCGGCGGCGCTGCTGGCCGGGATCGGTGACGGCCTCCCGCTGCCGGCACACATCGCCGTGTGGGCGCTGCTGTGGGCGATGTACCTGTCGATCGTGCACGTCGGACAGGTCTGGTACGGCTTCGGCTGGGAGTCGCTGCTGTGCGAGGTCGGCTTCCTGGCGATCTTCCTCGGCCCGGCGGACGTCGCGCCGCCGCTGCTGGTGCTGCTGGCCCTGTGGTGGGTGCTGTTCCGGCTGGAGTTCGGCGCCGGGCTGATCAAGCTGCGCGGCGACCGGTGCTGGCGCGACCTGACCTGCCTGTACTACCACCACGAGACCCAGCCGATGCCCAACCCGTTGAGCCGGACCTTTCACCACCTGCCGCGCTGGATGCACCGCGTCGAGGTGGCGGCCAACCACGTGACCCAGCTCGTGGTGCCGTTCCTGCTCTTCGTGCCGCAGCCGGTACGGGGCGCGGCCGCCGTCGTCGTCATCGTGACGCAGGGCTGGTTGATGCTCAGCGGCAACTTCGCCTGGCTCAACGCCGTCACCATCGTGATCGCGACGACGGCGGTCGGCGACCGGCTGTGGGGGGTGGTGCTGCCGGTGTCGCCGCCGGGCGAGCTGGATCGGCCAGGCTGGTTCCTGGTGCTGACGGTGCTGCTGGCGGTGGCGATCGTGGTGCTCAGCTACTGGCCGGTGCGCAACCTCCTGTCGCGCGGGCAGCTCATGAACTACAGCTTCAACCCGCTGCAACTGGTCAACGCGTACGGGGCGTTCGGCAGCATCACCCGTATCCGGCACGAAATCGTCGTCGAGGGCACCGCCGATCCCGAACCCGGCCCCGGCAGCGAATGGCGCGAGTACGAGTTCAAGGGCAAACCCGGTGACGTGCACCGGCGCCCGCGGCAGGTGGCGCCCTACCATCTGCGCCTGGACTGGCTGATGTGGTTCGCCGCGCTGTCGCCCGGTTACGGCCAGCCGTGGTTCCCGCTGCTGATGAGCCGGCTGCAGGCGGGCGACCGGACGGTGCTGAAGCTGCTGCGCCACAACCCGTTTCCGGACGCGCCGCCGGCGCACGTGCGCGCCCGGCTGTACCGCTACCGGTTCACCGACCGGTCGGAACGACGCGAAACGGGCGCCTGGTGGCACCGCACCCTCGTCGGCGACTACCCCTGGTGA
- a CDS encoding LacI family DNA-binding transcriptional regulator, with protein sequence MTTRVTIADIAREAGVSEATVSKVLNGRHEVAPATRSRVQGLLEARGYERRGMRLERPAAGLVDLVTSELNTPWAMEVLQGAEQEARRAGAAVVVTATEGRDDDSWLERVTARRTDGVLLALSPLAPAAARRLTAAGTPFVLVDPVGGFDPSVPTIGVTNWAGGLAATEHLIGLGHRRVSVITGPPDLVCSQQRLDGYRAALGRAGIAVDDTLIRYGDFRADGGAREVAALLDLPEPPTAVFAGSDLQATGVYAEAHRRGLRIPDQLSVVGFDDVALCEWVSPALTTVRQPLTEMARIAIRTVLDRPGTGQPLRIELATTLVTRESTAAPARS encoded by the coding sequence ATGACCACCCGGGTCACCATCGCCGACATCGCCCGCGAGGCCGGCGTATCGGAGGCGACGGTCAGCAAGGTGCTGAACGGCCGTCACGAGGTCGCGCCGGCCACCCGGTCGCGGGTGCAGGGCCTGCTGGAGGCCCGCGGCTACGAGCGGCGCGGCATGCGGCTCGAACGCCCGGCGGCCGGGCTCGTCGACCTCGTCACCTCCGAGCTCAACACCCCGTGGGCGATGGAGGTGCTGCAGGGCGCGGAGCAGGAGGCCCGCCGGGCCGGCGCGGCCGTCGTCGTCACCGCCACCGAGGGCCGCGACGACGACAGCTGGCTCGAACGGGTCACCGCCCGCCGCACCGACGGCGTCCTGCTCGCGCTCTCGCCGCTGGCACCGGCGGCGGCCCGCAGACTGACCGCAGCCGGGACCCCGTTCGTGCTGGTCGACCCGGTCGGCGGGTTCGACCCCTCGGTCCCCACCATCGGGGTCACCAACTGGGCCGGCGGGCTGGCGGCCACCGAACACCTCATCGGGCTCGGGCACCGGCGCGTCAGCGTCATCACCGGCCCGCCGGACCTCGTCTGCAGCCAGCAACGCCTCGACGGGTACCGGGCCGCGCTCGGCCGGGCCGGCATCGCCGTCGACGACACCCTGATCCGGTACGGCGACTTCCGTGCCGACGGCGGCGCCCGAGAAGTGGCCGCCCTGCTCGACCTGCCCGAACCGCCCACCGCCGTGTTCGCCGGGTCGGACCTGCAGGCCACCGGCGTCTACGCGGAGGCGCACCGGCGCGGGCTGCGCATCCCCGACCAGCTCAGCGTCGTCGGCTTCGACGACGTCGCCCTCTGCGAGTGGGTGTCGCCGGCACTGACCACCGTGCGCCAGCCCCTCACGGAGATGGCCCGTATCGCCATCCGCACCGTCCTGGACCGTCCCGGCACCGGCCAGCCGCTGCGCATCGAGCTGGCCACCACGCTCGTGACCAGGGAAAGCACGGCGGCACCGGCCCGGTCCTGA
- a CDS encoding PIN domain-containing protein produces the protein MALSGYLFDTSVIHRLAKPAVLQRVDDLGAGRPLYRCAITDLEVLRSSTSPSDYEARRSALISAYSELPITPEVLSHALDTQRSMAAVSQHRGISLADLIVAACAHVHDAVVVHYDADYDLIAGVTGQATEWVVPAGSVD, from the coding sequence GTGGCACTGAGCGGTTACCTGTTCGACACCTCGGTGATCCACCGGCTCGCGAAACCCGCGGTCCTCCAGCGTGTCGACGACCTCGGCGCCGGGCGACCGCTCTACCGGTGCGCCATCACCGACTTGGAGGTGCTCCGGAGCTCGACATCGCCCAGCGACTACGAAGCACGGCGGTCAGCGCTGATCAGCGCCTACAGCGAGCTGCCGATAACACCCGAGGTCCTGTCCCATGCCCTGGACACACAGCGGAGTATGGCCGCGGTGAGCCAACATCGCGGCATCTCGCTCGCCGATCTCATCGTCGCGGCGTGCGCCCACGTGCACGACGCCGTCGTCGTCCACTACGACGCCGATTACGACCTGATCGCAGGTGTCACCGGTCAAGCCACCGAGTGGGTCGTGCCCGCGGGCTCGGTTGACTGA
- a CDS encoding IlvD/Edd family dehydratase: protein MAISDEVRRSQAWFGAVAGRSGMIYRSWLRNQGYGAEVFDGRPVIGIASTWSELAPCNAHLNRVAESVKRGVWQAGGFPLEFPVMATGETLMRPTAMLYRNLLAMQAEELIRANPLDGVVLLSGCDKTTPGLLMGAASVDLPAIMVTGGPMLNGKFRGEDVGSGTHVWKFEEDLKAGRMTQEECFVAEGCMARSNGHCMTMGTASTMACMAEALGMQLPGSATWPAVDARRFEVAQQAGRRIVAMVDEDLRPSAVMTRAAFENAIRANAAIGGSTNAIVHLTALAGRLGVELGLDDFDELARPVPTIVDLMPSGRFLMEDFCYAGGLPVVLRELAEAGLLDGDAHTVTGQSIGANVAAAECWNREVIRPLAEPLQEAGTGTAVLRGNLAPGGAVIKQSAASPGLLTHTGRAVVFDTPEDYHAVCDDPDLDIAADDVIVIRGAGPRGYPGMPEVANVPIPTKLLRAGVTDMVRICDGRMSGTGYGTVVLHVTPEAAVGGPLAFVRTGDTVTLDVPARSLTVDVPDDELERRRAAWKPPEPAHASGYGWLYTQHVLQADQGADFDFLVGARGAAVPRESH, encoded by the coding sequence GTGGCCATCAGCGACGAGGTACGCAGGAGCCAGGCCTGGTTCGGCGCCGTCGCCGGCCGTTCCGGCATGATCTACCGGTCCTGGCTGCGCAATCAGGGGTATGGCGCGGAGGTCTTCGACGGGCGGCCGGTCATCGGCATCGCCTCCACCTGGTCCGAGCTGGCTCCCTGCAACGCACACCTGAACCGGGTGGCCGAGTCGGTGAAGCGCGGGGTGTGGCAGGCCGGCGGTTTCCCGCTGGAGTTCCCGGTCATGGCCACCGGCGAGACGCTGATGCGCCCGACCGCCATGCTCTACCGCAATCTGCTGGCCATGCAGGCCGAGGAGCTCATCCGGGCGAATCCGCTGGACGGGGTCGTGCTGCTGTCCGGCTGCGACAAGACCACGCCGGGGCTGCTCATGGGCGCGGCCAGCGTGGATCTGCCGGCCATCATGGTCACCGGCGGGCCGATGCTCAACGGCAAGTTCCGCGGCGAGGACGTCGGCTCCGGCACCCATGTCTGGAAGTTCGAGGAGGACCTCAAGGCCGGCCGGATGACCCAGGAGGAGTGCTTCGTCGCCGAGGGCTGCATGGCCCGGTCCAACGGCCACTGCATGACCATGGGCACCGCCTCGACGATGGCCTGCATGGCCGAGGCGCTGGGCATGCAGCTTCCCGGCTCCGCCACCTGGCCGGCCGTCGACGCACGCCGGTTCGAGGTGGCGCAGCAGGCCGGGCGGCGCATCGTCGCCATGGTCGACGAGGACCTGCGGCCCAGCGCCGTCATGACCCGGGCGGCGTTCGAGAACGCGATCCGCGCCAATGCCGCCATCGGCGGGTCCACGAACGCGATCGTGCACCTGACCGCGCTGGCCGGGCGGCTCGGCGTCGAGCTCGGCCTCGACGACTTCGACGAGCTGGCCCGGCCGGTACCTACCATCGTCGACCTGATGCCGTCGGGTCGGTTCCTGATGGAGGACTTCTGCTACGCGGGCGGGCTGCCGGTGGTGCTGCGCGAACTCGCCGAGGCGGGGCTGCTCGACGGCGACGCGCACACCGTCACCGGGCAGAGCATCGGCGCGAACGTCGCCGCCGCAGAGTGCTGGAACCGCGAGGTCATCCGGCCGCTGGCCGAACCGCTGCAGGAGGCCGGCACCGGCACCGCGGTGCTGCGCGGCAACCTGGCACCGGGCGGCGCCGTCATCAAACAGTCGGCCGCCTCGCCGGGGCTGCTGACGCACACCGGCCGGGCCGTCGTGTTCGACACACCCGAGGACTACCACGCCGTCTGCGACGACCCCGACCTCGACATCGCCGCCGACGACGTCATCGTCATCCGCGGTGCCGGCCCGCGCGGCTATCCGGGCATGCCCGAGGTCGCCAACGTCCCCATCCCCACGAAGCTGCTGCGCGCGGGCGTCACCGACATGGTGCGCATCTGCGACGGCCGGATGAGCGGCACCGGCTACGGGACGGTCGTGCTGCACGTGACGCCGGAGGCTGCGGTCGGCGGCCCGCTGGCGTTCGTCCGCACCGGCGACACCGTGACGCTCGACGTGCCGGCCCGCTCGCTCACCGTCGACGTGCCCGACGACGAGCTGGAACGCCGGCGTGCGGCGTGGAAGCCACCGGAACCGGCGCACGCCTCCGGTTACGGCTGGCTGTACACCCAGCACGTGCTGCAGGCCGACCAGGGCGCGGACTTCGACTTCCTGGTGGGTGCCCGGGGCGCGGCGGTCCCGCGCGAGTCACACTGA
- a CDS encoding head-tail connector protein yields MAEWATPEQARDSWSDAPDDPALLGRLLNAAQEMCELYAPALATGEPVPARYTEAVILQAREVWQAMDRDGDVLGFDGEYAVRVRPLSASVKSLLRPPRGRPSFGSWGSTS; encoded by the coding sequence ATGGCGGAATGGGCGACGCCCGAGCAGGCGCGGGACTCGTGGAGCGACGCGCCTGACGACCCTGCCCTGCTGGGCCGTCTGCTCAACGCCGCGCAGGAGATGTGTGAGCTGTACGCGCCGGCACTGGCCACGGGGGAGCCAGTGCCGGCCCGCTACACCGAGGCGGTGATCTTGCAGGCGCGGGAGGTGTGGCAGGCGATGGACCGTGACGGCGACGTGCTCGGGTTCGACGGCGAGTACGCCGTCCGGGTCCGGCCGCTGTCGGCGTCGGTGAAGTCGCTGCTGCGTCCGCCGCGGGGTCGGCCGTCGTTCGGGTCCTGGGGGTCGACGTCGTGA
- a CDS encoding o-succinylbenzoate synthase — MPDYAGAVVYAIPMRTRFRGITVREGMLIEGPAGWGDFCPFDDYDDAEAAGWLATAVEQCTTGWPEPVRDRVPVNCTVPAVGPEHAHRIVAESGCTTAKVKVADHPGSLAEDLARVEAVRAALGPAGAVRVDANAVWDVDTAIAHIRRLDRAAGGLEYVEQPCGTVDELAAVRRTVDVRIAADESIRRAEDPLRVAVARAADVAVIKCTPLGGVRRSLDVAAAAGLPCVVSSALETSVGLAAQLALAGALPELDFACGLGTLSLLDGDVVADGAALRPVDGWLPVPATGSVPAPDPDRLDAFRQRDPDRVAWWRERLDRVRAVAAL, encoded by the coding sequence ATGCCCGACTACGCCGGGGCGGTCGTCTATGCGATCCCGATGCGCACCCGGTTCCGGGGCATCACCGTCCGCGAGGGCATGCTGATCGAGGGTCCGGCCGGGTGGGGCGACTTCTGCCCGTTCGACGACTACGACGACGCCGAGGCGGCCGGGTGGCTGGCCACCGCGGTCGAGCAGTGCACCACCGGCTGGCCGGAGCCGGTCCGCGACCGCGTCCCGGTCAACTGCACCGTGCCGGCCGTCGGGCCCGAGCACGCGCATCGCATCGTCGCGGAGTCCGGGTGCACGACGGCGAAGGTCAAGGTCGCCGACCACCCCGGCTCACTGGCGGAGGACCTGGCGCGGGTCGAGGCGGTGCGCGCCGCTCTCGGTCCGGCCGGTGCGGTCCGGGTCGACGCGAACGCTGTCTGGGACGTCGACACCGCCATCGCGCACATCCGGCGGCTCGACCGGGCGGCAGGCGGCCTGGAGTACGTCGAGCAGCCCTGCGGGACCGTCGACGAGCTCGCCGCGGTGCGCCGCACGGTGGACGTCCGGATCGCCGCCGACGAGTCGATCCGCCGGGCGGAGGACCCGTTACGGGTTGCGGTGGCCCGAGCCGCCGACGTCGCCGTCATCAAGTGCACACCGCTGGGCGGCGTGCGCCGGTCGCTGGACGTCGCCGCCGCGGCCGGGCTGCCGTGCGTCGTGTCGTCGGCGCTGGAGACCAGTGTCGGTCTGGCCGCGCAGCTGGCCCTGGCCGGTGCGCTGCCGGAGCTGGACTTCGCCTGCGGGCTCGGGACGCTGTCTCTCCTGGACGGCGACGTGGTCGCGGACGGCGCTGCGCTCCGGCCGGTCGACGGGTGGCTCCCGGTGCCGGCGACGGGGTCGGTTCCGGCGCCGGATCCGGACCGGCTGGACGCGTTCCGGCAGCGCGACCCGGACCGCGTCGCCTGGTGGCGGGAGCGGCTCGACCGCGTCCGCGCCGTCGCCGCGCTGTAG
- a CDS encoding fumarylacetoacetate hydrolase family protein, producing MLLVRFATPDTATARIGVLDAGTVTELDGVGSLAELWRLPMAELRAKVEAPSGPAVDVHQVALLPPVDGGTEVWACGVTYKVSEEARIEESERAASVYELVYDAERPELFFKSVAWRVVGDGEPIAVRADSRIDVPEPEVAVVVNAHGEIVGYTVCNDVSSRTIEGENPLYLPQAKSYLGACAVGPGIRPAWEVADSYALTVSMTISRDGATEWEGTAGTHQLRRRFDELASFLTRADAHPDGAVLSTGTCLVPAAPWTLTTGHVVCIEVSDVGALTNPVVEGLDAMTWLVDARDDVRLRAAAASRT from the coding sequence GTGCTGCTGGTCAGGTTCGCCACCCCCGACACCGCGACAGCCCGTATCGGCGTACTGGACGCAGGCACCGTCACCGAGCTCGACGGTGTCGGCTCGCTCGCCGAACTGTGGCGGCTGCCGATGGCCGAGCTGCGGGCGAAGGTCGAGGCGCCGAGTGGACCCGCCGTCGATGTCCACCAGGTAGCGCTGCTGCCGCCCGTCGACGGCGGCACCGAGGTGTGGGCGTGCGGCGTCACGTACAAGGTCTCGGAGGAGGCCCGCATCGAGGAGAGTGAGCGCGCCGCCTCCGTCTACGAGCTGGTGTACGACGCCGAACGGCCCGAACTGTTCTTCAAGTCCGTGGCGTGGCGGGTGGTCGGCGACGGCGAGCCCATCGCCGTCCGGGCCGACTCCCGCATCGACGTGCCCGAGCCGGAGGTCGCCGTCGTCGTCAACGCGCACGGCGAGATCGTCGGCTACACGGTGTGCAACGACGTCTCGTCACGGACCATCGAGGGCGAGAACCCGCTCTACCTGCCGCAGGCCAAGTCGTATCTCGGCGCCTGCGCCGTCGGCCCCGGCATCCGGCCGGCCTGGGAGGTAGCCGACTCGTACGCCCTCACCGTGTCCATGACCATCAGCCGCGACGGCGCCACCGAGTGGGAGGGGACCGCCGGAACCCACCAGTTGCGCCGCCGTTTCGACGAGCTGGCGTCGTTCCTCACCCGGGCCGACGCGCACCCCGACGGCGCCGTGCTGTCCACCGGTACCTGCCTGGTGCCGGCCGCGCCCTGGACGCTCACCACCGGTCACGTCGTGTGCATCGAGGTCAGCGACGTCGGCGCGCTGACCAACCCGGTGGTGGAGGGGCTCGACGCGATGACGTGGCTGGTCGACGCCCGCGACGACGTCCGGCTCCGGGCCGCGGCCGCGTCACGGACATGA
- a CDS encoding type II toxin-antitoxin system VapB family antitoxin, whose amino-acid sequence MTKTQIDIDEDLLAEAAQVLGTKTKRETVEAALRSTTAKQARRRLGELIAATGKTPAELDAEAEQAWH is encoded by the coding sequence ATGACGAAGACGCAGATCGACATCGACGAAGACCTGCTGGCCGAGGCCGCACAGGTTCTAGGCACCAAGACCAAGCGCGAGACGGTGGAGGCTGCGCTGCGGTCCACCACGGCCAAACAAGCGCGCCGTCGCCTCGGCGAACTCATCGCTGCGACCGGGAAGACGCCTGCGGAGCTGGACGCGGAGGCGGAACAGGCGTGGCACTGA
- the xylA gene encoding xylose isomerase, with product MNDYTPTRDDKFSFGLWTVGWEGVDVFGGAVRPPLDPAAAVHKLAELGAYGITFHDNDVVPFGASAAERDSRLKSFRDALDETGIQVPMVTTNLFSHAVFRDGGFTNNDRDVRRFAIRKAADQIDLGAELGAKVFVAWGGREGAESGAAKDIRAALDRYKEAFDILGQYILDRGYDLRVAIEPKPNEPRGDILLPTIGHAIAFINELEHPELVGLNPEVGHEEMAGMNYAHGLAQALWHGKLFHIDLNGQHGPRFDQDLRFGAGNARGAFWTVDIIESGGYDGPRHFDFKPPRTEDMDGVWASAAGCMRNYLILREKTRAFRADPEVQEALQAARVDQLAVPTLAEGEDIESLRAEAFDPDEAASRGMAFERLDQLALDYLYGVR from the coding sequence ATGAACGACTACACCCCGACCCGGGACGACAAGTTCTCCTTCGGGCTCTGGACCGTCGGATGGGAAGGGGTGGACGTCTTCGGCGGCGCGGTGCGCCCGCCGCTCGACCCCGCCGCCGCCGTGCACAAGCTGGCCGAGCTCGGTGCCTACGGCATCACGTTCCACGACAACGACGTGGTCCCGTTCGGTGCGTCCGCGGCCGAACGTGACAGTCGGCTCAAGTCGTTCCGCGACGCCCTGGACGAGACCGGGATCCAGGTTCCGATGGTCACGACGAACCTGTTCTCGCACGCAGTCTTCCGCGATGGCGGCTTCACCAACAACGACCGCGACGTGCGCCGCTTCGCCATCCGCAAGGCCGCCGACCAGATCGACCTCGGCGCCGAACTGGGCGCGAAGGTGTTCGTCGCGTGGGGCGGCCGGGAAGGCGCGGAGTCCGGCGCCGCCAAGGACATCCGAGCGGCCCTGGACCGCTACAAGGAAGCCTTCGACATCCTCGGCCAGTACATCCTGGACCGCGGCTACGACCTGCGGGTGGCCATCGAACCCAAGCCGAACGAGCCGCGCGGCGACATCCTCCTGCCCACCATCGGCCACGCCATCGCCTTCATCAACGAGCTCGAGCACCCCGAGCTGGTCGGCCTGAACCCGGAGGTCGGGCACGAGGAGATGGCCGGCATGAACTACGCGCACGGCCTGGCCCAGGCACTGTGGCACGGCAAGCTCTTCCACATCGACCTCAACGGCCAGCACGGCCCCCGCTTCGACCAGGACCTGCGGTTCGGCGCGGGCAACGCCCGCGGCGCCTTCTGGACCGTCGACATCATCGAGTCCGGCGGCTACGACGGCCCCCGGCACTTCGACTTCAAGCCGCCGCGCACCGAGGACATGGACGGCGTGTGGGCGTCGGCCGCGGGCTGCATGCGCAACTACCTGATCCTGCGTGAGAAGACCCGCGCGTTCCGGGCCGACCCCGAGGTGCAGGAGGCGCTGCAGGCGGCGCGGGTCGACCAGCTGGCCGTCCCCACCCTCGCCGAGGGCGAGGACATCGAGTCGCTGCGCGCCGAGGCCTTCGACCCGGACGAGGCCGCGAGCCGCGGCATGGCGTTCGAGCGGCTGGACCAGCTCGCACTGGACTACCTCTACGGCGTGCGCTGA
- a CDS encoding FAD-binding oxidoreductase gives MTITAVADQRSAARELRPVVDGAVHLPGEPGYDEHRRPLMPTLDPRPALVVEAVTPADVQAAVRAAREHDLPFSVQATGHGTYVPNDGGLLLKTTAMNTVRIDPHLRIAKVRPGAVWGDVLAAAAPYGLAPLSGSSATVGVTGYTLGGGMGWLARRYGFAADSVLSAEVVTPDGRRVIADSHYNTDLFWALRGGGGNFGVVTSLTFRLYPVAQVYGGISWFPADRAASVLRTYRDWAGSAPDELSTAVVLSRIPDAPSIPEPLRGWRAVGIKAMYTGDAETAEGLLRPLRDAAGPALVDGYRTMAYADAAMGGTPARFFDFFPELGDEVVDTLVHAADRPGGIGPTVEIRHWAGATGRPGPGAGPVSHRGVSFSVIVDQPELSVTDRLRPHGIGGSFRNFLADTSRTATAYTAADWARLREVKRSYDPHNVFHLGHDIPPAA, from the coding sequence ATGACCATCACTGCCGTTGCGGACCAGCGTTCCGCGGCCCGCGAGCTGCGCCCCGTCGTCGACGGTGCCGTCCACCTGCCCGGTGAGCCCGGTTACGACGAGCACCGCCGTCCGCTGATGCCGACCCTGGACCCGCGGCCCGCCCTGGTGGTGGAGGCCGTGACGCCCGCCGACGTCCAGGCGGCCGTCCGGGCCGCCCGCGAGCACGACCTGCCGTTCTCGGTCCAGGCGACCGGCCACGGCACCTACGTGCCGAACGACGGCGGCCTGCTGCTCAAGACCACCGCGATGAACACCGTGCGGATCGACCCGCACCTGCGGATCGCCAAGGTCCGGCCCGGCGCGGTCTGGGGCGACGTGCTCGCCGCCGCGGCGCCGTACGGGCTAGCTCCGCTGTCCGGCTCGTCCGCCACCGTCGGCGTGACCGGATACACCCTGGGCGGCGGCATGGGCTGGCTGGCCCGTCGGTACGGCTTCGCTGCCGACAGCGTGCTGAGCGCCGAGGTCGTCACCCCCGATGGGCGGCGCGTCATCGCCGACTCGCACTACAACACCGACCTGTTCTGGGCGCTGCGCGGTGGCGGCGGGAACTTCGGCGTCGTCACGTCGCTGACGTTCCGGCTCTACCCGGTGGCGCAGGTGTACGGCGGCATCTCGTGGTTCCCCGCCGACCGGGCCGCGTCCGTGCTGCGCACGTACCGCGACTGGGCCGGTTCGGCCCCGGACGAGCTGAGCACCGCCGTCGTCCTGAGCCGCATCCCCGACGCCCCGAGCATCCCGGAACCGCTGCGCGGCTGGCGTGCCGTCGGGATCAAGGCCATGTACACCGGCGACGCCGAGACCGCCGAGGGGCTGCTGCGCCCGTTGCGGGACGCCGCCGGCCCGGCACTCGTCGACGGCTACCGGACGATGGCCTACGCCGACGCTGCCATGGGCGGCACCCCGGCCCGCTTCTTCGACTTCTTCCCGGAGCTCGGCGACGAGGTCGTGGACACCCTGGTGCACGCCGCCGACCGCCCGGGTGGCATCGGCCCCACGGTCGAGATCCGGCACTGGGCCGGCGCCACCGGCCGTCCCGGCCCCGGAGCCGGCCCGGTCAGCCACCGCGGCGTGTCGTTCAGTGTCATCGTCGACCAGCCGGAACTGTCCGTCACCGACCGGCTGCGCCCGCACGGCATCGGCGGGTCGTTCCGCAACTTCCTGGCCGACACGAGCCGGACGGCAACCGCCTACACCGCCGCCGACTGGGCCCGGCTGCGCGAGGTGAAGCGCTCCTACGACCCCCACAACGTCTTCCACCTCGGCCACGACATCCCGCCCGCCGCGTGA
- a CDS encoding tyrosine-type recombinase/integrase, whose product MHARRRIDAWADCINAYSRALAAAGFKPETTIRKRRYQIRRFCEYHLHRMPGKVSRDDIVSWLASWKWSAESLKSEIAALRGFYRWMVETKRCKSDPTIGLKTPSVPRGVPTPTPEPVFEDALAAADHKTALVLLSGAEGGARAAETARQRWDDMTWSQVILDDGTMRTIPVRIRLHGKGGKTRVLPVKRRWALALADEYERRQAGATGTGWRYGGARKDDLLEWVFPGRTSGHVSPGFVGDIAKRAIGMKGHTLRHRFATRALRTSGNLRAVQRLLGHASVATTQIYTLVDDDELTAVVDAI is encoded by the coding sequence TTGCACGCCCGGAGACGGATCGACGCCTGGGCGGACTGCATCAACGCCTACTCGCGAGCCCTGGCTGCCGCCGGTTTCAAGCCGGAGACCACGATCCGGAAGCGTCGCTACCAGATCAGGCGGTTCTGCGAGTACCACCTGCACCGCATGCCCGGCAAGGTCAGCCGCGACGACATCGTGAGCTGGCTCGCATCCTGGAAGTGGTCGGCCGAATCCCTCAAGTCCGAGATCGCCGCGCTCCGCGGGTTCTACCGGTGGATGGTCGAGACGAAGCGGTGCAAGAGCGACCCCACCATCGGGCTGAAAACGCCCAGCGTGCCCCGCGGCGTCCCCACCCCCACCCCCGAACCGGTGTTCGAGGACGCGCTAGCCGCCGCCGACCACAAGACCGCGCTCGTGCTGCTGTCGGGTGCGGAAGGCGGCGCCCGGGCAGCGGAGACAGCCCGGCAGCGGTGGGACGACATGACGTGGTCGCAGGTGATCCTCGACGACGGCACGATGCGGACCATCCCGGTCCGAATCCGGCTGCACGGCAAGGGCGGCAAGACCCGCGTGCTGCCGGTGAAGCGGCGGTGGGCGCTGGCCCTGGCCGACGAATACGAGCGGCGGCAGGCCGGCGCCACCGGCACCGGGTGGCGCTACGGCGGAGCACGCAAAGACGACCTGCTCGAATGGGTGTTCCCCGGCCGCACCAGCGGGCACGTCTCGCCCGGATTCGTCGGCGACATCGCCAAGCGAGCCATTGGCATGAAGGGCCACACCCTGCGGCACCGCTTCGCCACCCGGGCGCTGCGCACCAGCGGCAACCTGCGCGCCGTGCAACGGCTGCTCGGGCACGCGTCGGTAGCCACCACACAGATCTACACCCTCGTCGACGACGACGAACTGACCGCTGTCGTCGACGCCATCTGA